A stretch of DNA from Hoeflea ulvae:
ACTTCCTCGATTTTCAGCAGATCCTCGACACCGGTGACCACGGCCACCGGGTCCTCGATTTCGCCAAACAGGGCGTCCTTGATGGTGACCGCATGCACGGCGCGGCGGTTGCCGTCGAAGAACTGATGCATCAGGCCGGCGGTGTTGGAAAACTGGGTGTGAACCACCGGCAGGTTTTCCTGCTCCGGCGTCAGGATCACGAAGCGGCGGTTGACGCCATTGGGATCGAGATAGTCGTTGTCGCCAAGCTCTTCGGCAATCTCGGGCGAAAAACCGGTCATGTCGATGCGGAAGCTTTCGAGCCTGGTCTGTTTCAGCCCGAACGCCGTGAGCGCCTTGTTATAGCGCGCAACCAGATGCGGCCCGTCGATCGGCAGCAGACGGCCGTAGATCAGTTCATTGTCGACCAGCCGCTTCATGAGGAGCGCTTGCCGATGAGTGAAATGTCCAACGCGTCTGCCGCGCGGATCATGGCATTGTCGAGTGTCGCCAAGGGAATACGCCGCCTCCGGGCAAGTTCAAGATAAGCTGCATCATAGGCGCTGAGCTGGTAATCGTCACAAATAACCTGGGCCTCGTTCCACAGCGCCGCCGCACTTTCCTGATCGGTCTTGATCGGCAGGTCCGAGATCCGCATCAACGCACCATGCCTGTATTCCGGCGTGAGCCGTTTTCGCCGAACCGCCACGGCGAAGCCATTTGCGATCTCGGCATGCCAATGGGCTGGAACCCAGGCCGTCTGGTCGATCAACATCTCGGCGACTTGCTCCACCGTATCAGACACCTCATCGGGAAACTGCCAGGCAAAAATCACCGACGCATCGACCACGAAGCTCAAAATCGCCGGCCTTCCTCGATCATCTCCTTGATCGATGCGCCATCTAGCGCGTTGCCGACCCGGTTGGTGCGAATCCAGTCAATTGCCGCGCGCACGCGCGCCTTGCGCTGCTCGTCAGGCTCGGTGGAGACCAGTTTCGCCACCGGCTTGCCATGGCGGGTGATGGTCACTTCCTCGCCGCGTTCGACGCGTTCGATCAGCGCACTCAGAGTGTTGCGCGCTTCCAGAATCCCGACCTCTTCCATGACGATCTCCGATTATGGCTAGTGTGGCTAGAATATAGGTGCGCCGTGACCGAATTGCAATTGCGGTGCCGGCGGCGCGACATGGTCAGATCGTCCCCCAGGCCCCCTTCGCCTTCATAGTCTCGATTTCGCGCAGCGCGCGTTCGCGCTGACGTTCGCGCCTTATGATGTCGTTCACGGCCGTGGCGTCCGAGCGGTCGGTGTAGCGGAATTCGGAATCGGCGTAGCGGTTGATTTCCTGCAGCACCATCTCGATGGTGAAGGGCTTACGCAGCTCCGAGATCATCGCGACCTTGTCGTCGTATGCCTTGTGCATGAAAGCCTCGGGCGTCTCGAACCACGCGTCGGGCAGATCGATATCCATCGCCCGCATCTTGATTGCATCGGTGATGTTCTTGATCGCGCGGCCGGTAAAGCGCGGCTCGGCCAGCTTGATCTGGTGCAGATAGGCGCCGATGTCGGCAATGGTCTTGACCTTGCCGTTGTCTTTCTCAAACCGCTCCCAGACCGAGAGCAATCCCTCCTCCTGCGGCTCATCATGCCCGTCATAGGAGCGCGCCACCGCCTGTTTGATTTCCTGGCTGGCAAACAGATCATGCGAGCCGAGCGGGATCGAATGGTTCTTGCCGGCCAGCAGCGCGAAAATGTCGATGTAATCGTCAAGCGATTGCGGCCCGTCGACCAGCCAGCGTGCCCCGGCGCGTTGTCTGAGCGCATCGTCGACATTTTCCGGATAGTTCGAAAACATGCCGAAGCTGCAATTGCCGCGCACCACCGTGGAGGCGCCGGCGAAAGCCTCCATCAGCACGGCGGTGACTTCCTGCTGGCCCGCCGAGGCGCGGTCGTCGGAGCGCTTGGCCGCGACCTGGTCGATGTCATCGATGGTGCCGAAACCGATGGCCCGCGGGTTGAGCACATTGTCGACAAAGGCCTTGCAGTTTTGCCCCGACTTGCCCTGGTAGGACGAGATCTGGTCGACACCGAAATTCTCGTAGTGGAAGGGATAGCCCGCGACCTGGCAGTAATCATTGATCATGCCGGCCAGCATCTGGATCAGGATGGTCTTGCCGGTGCCCGGCGCGCCATCGCCGATGAAGGTGAACAGGAAGCCGCCGAGCTCGACAAAGGGATTGAGCTGCCGGTCGAAGTCATAGGCGACGATCATCCGTGCCAGCCGCATTGCCTGATGCTTGGCCAGATGATTGCCGATGATCTCGCCCGGCTTCTTGAAGCTCATCACCAGCGGCTTGCGCCGTTGCCCAGTGCGCCACGTCGAAGCCGTCGAGAGTGAAGTTGTCGCTCTCCAGCCTGAGATGCGATTGCGCAAAACCGCCCAGCGCATCGAAGCGGGCGCGGCGGCTGATCAGCCCTTCGATGGCAACCCGCGCCAGAGCGCGGGCCCGGGCGGTCATGGCAACCTCGTCGGGTGCTCCGGAAATGGCTTCGTCGAGTGCGGCCACGATCGATTTAAGCGCATCCTGCGGCGTGTCGAACTGATAGTCCGGCTCCTCGGTGTCGTTGGCCGGTTCGCTCTCGCCATCAACCGTCTGCAGGACATAGGCCGCAAGGGTGAAGGCCGCGACATAGGCCGAGGCCGACAGCAGCCGCTTGAACCGCTCGGCCTCCTCGCCCTGCAAGGGGGCGCCACGATTGCGCGACTGCAGGCTTTCGAGATCGGTCTGTTCGGCAAACAGCTCCGCCACGGCCAGGGCCACGGCAATGCCGCGCCGGGTGCGAAACAGCAGTGTGTGCTGCGGGATCGACAGCATCGGATCATCGGGGCGGATCGCCTGGATGGTCTTGCCGAACTCGATCTCGCGGGTGCGCCGCAACCCGCCGGTCGAGACGGTGGAGACAAAGCGCCGGTTGGTGCCCGCCAGCGGAGTGGAGGATGCGCCATCCTGCCTGCCCAGTACGACCACCCGCGTCACCATGCCCTGCGCCACCGATTGATGCCGGGCGATGTCGTCTTCGGAAATGGTTGTCAGCCCCGTTGTCTGGCTCATGACCTCATACCTCGCTGATGACCTGGTTGCCCGACACCACATGCACGGTAAAGCCGGAAAAGATGCTCTCCGCCTCGCCCGAGGCATAAAGCGCCTGATAGGCGTCATGCGGCACAAGCGCGTGTTTCTGATAGGCGCTGACGCCCTGGCGGGTGGCTTCCAGATCGTCGGTTTCGATGTGATAGACATCCCGCGCCGGCTCGGAACTCCACAGCCCCCGCTTGGCCGGGCGCTCGGTCTTGGAAAACACCTCCTGCATGGTCCAGGTCAGAAGCCAGGCATTTTCGTCCTTGCGCACTTTCGACAGGATCGTCGAGATCCGGTCGGAATTGTCGGTCACCCCGGCCGAATAGAACGGTCCCAGCACAAAGCGGCGCAGCTGTTTGGGGTGCAGGTGCTCGAAATCCGCATCCAGATTCTGCGCGATCGTCGCCGGCGACAGCGAATAGGCGCTGTTTTTCTCCGCGGAAGCGTCAAAGGCGCGGGCTAATTCCGGGTTGAGCAGACCGCCGACGGGCAGCGGGATCTCGATGTCGGGATTGAGCTTGCCATCTTTGCCCACCAGCATCTTCGCAATGCCCTCGCTCGAATCCTCGATCGTCGCCATATAGACCATCGGCAGCGACTTGCTGCCGTCGAACGCGCCCCAGTGCACCACATAATAGGGTCGGTCGGTCTTGGGATTGATCGACACCCGGATGGTTTCGGGCAGGATGAACGGCGCAAAGACCGCGTCCTTGCCGATCTCTTCGAGATACAGCCGCTCGGCGATCTGCTCCTGAAGCGTCGCGGGAAACTCCTTGTGGCGCAAAATGAAATCGGCCATTTCCGATTTCAATGTCTCGACATCCGGCATTGCCGCCAGGCGTTCTTCGGCCGTGGCGCGGTCATTTTCCAGTGTCAGCACATTCTGGAACACCGGAAAACCGCTGTCGGCGCGAGAGATCCGGAACCGCTCGATGAAGCCGACGCGGTTTTCCCACGCCGAAAATGTCGCCTCGAGCCGGTCGACATAGGGAATGATCACCTGGCCGACCAGACCATGGGCGTAAAGCGGTGATTTCTCGTCGGCGAGATAGACCCGCAAGCCTTTCAGCGCCGCGCGCATCGATCTGAAATATGCGCCGGCGGCGCCGGTGTCAGCACGCATGGCCGGTCCCCGATCCCATCACTGCACGCTTACGGCTTCACGTAATTGGCGGAATTGTGTTTCTCCAGAACCTCGGAAAAGCGCCGCGCAAAGGCATCATCGGCAAGCTGCTTGCGGCGCTGGATGTCCTGCGTCGACAGCATGTTCTTCTCATGCATCTCCAGGAGGTCGCCGATATGGGCCTGCGCTGCCGCACCGATGCCGGCCATGGTTTCTTCTGCCGCGGTATCGACCCGGCTGCCCAGCGTGTTGATCTTGTGCGCCACATCCTGCTGGGCTGCCGTCTTCAGCGAATCCTCGAGCGCCTTGTAAAGTACGATGCGCTGTTCGGTGTCGATGGTCAGCTTGTTGATCAGCGTGTTCTGCGCCGCGATCTGGTTGTTGAGCGAATCCACGAAGGTCTGGAACATCGAGGTGTAACGTTCGAGCGTCTGGCTTTCGGCCAGCAGTTCCTGCTCCTTGGCCTGGCGCTCATTGTATTCGGTGGCCAGTTTCGAGCGGTCGCTTTCGAGATTGGTGCGGGTCTTCTGGTCGGTCGATGCCGCAATCTGGTTCTCGATGTCCATCAGGATCGGATTGAGCTCCTCGATCCGCTGCTGGGTGGTGTCGAGATTGGCCATGGTCACCTTGCGGCGCTCGATCACCTTGATCAGGCTGGCCTCCGAGGTCTTGTAGCGGGTTTCGAGAATGTCCTTCTGGTCCTTCAGGATGCCGGTGATGGTGTCGGACTTCTTCAGCAGCTCCTGCAGATTGCCCGACAGCGACATGTTCCTGACCCGGTCCGAGCGCATCCGCTGCGCCCGCGCCTTGGAGAAGATGGCGATGAAGCTCTCCATTCCGGAGAAGCCCTTCATGCTTTCGAATTCGGTGCCGAACACATTGGTCGCGTCTTCAAGACCGATGATCAGGTCGGCGATGTTGGTTTCCATCATCCGCTGCTGGCGCAACACGTCCTGGATGCGGGCATTCTCGATATCGAACTGCGGGTCGCCAAGCTCGGCGTCGGCTTCCGACAGTTTTTCGAGCACCACGCCGGAGGCTTCGATCTTGGACCGCATATCCTCGACGACGGAGCGTGTTTTCTCGATTTCAGCGTCAAGACTCGTGATGTTGGCCATGCCCGGCTTCCCCGTTTTCGTGCGCCGGTGTTCAGCGCTGATCCATCCAGCCCGCTCGGTCCGGGCGTTGAAATGTTTGTAGCACCGGTTACCGGCGCCGCAAACACTAAGCATTCCGAACCTAGGTATCGCGGAGGCAAAATAAAAGGCCGCCCCCGAAGGAACGGCCTGTTGTGCTGTTTGCGGCTGGGCCTTTTACTCGGCCGCCGAAGGATCCTTCAGATAGGCGATGACGTCAGCGACATCGTCGTCCTTCTTCAGCCCGGCAAAAGCCATCTTGGTTTTCTTGACCACACCCTTGGGGTTGCGCAGATAGGCGTCCAGCGCCTCGACGTCCCAGGCAGGAACCTCGGTCGCATGCTCCACCATGGCCGGCGAATATTTGTAGCCCTCTACAGAGGCGACCGGACGATCCACGATGTCCACCAGATGCGGGCCGACCTTGTTCTTGGCTTCGTCGACGGAGTGACAGGCAGCACACTTCCTGAAGATCTTTGCGCCCTTGACCGCGTCGCCATCGGCATAGGCGGCTGTCGGGGCAAGAAGGCCGGCGGCCATGACGGCGCCAAGCAGCGTGGAAAGGCAAATTCGCATGGTGAGTCTCCGTTCAACTGTTAGGTGGTTCATAACTATTACGTGGACGACGCAAGAGCAATGAGACCTTGGTGCAGATACGGCGGGTCGGAAAATTGTCAACCACGTCAACCGGCCAAACAGCAGCAGGCGTCCCTAGTCCGGAGCCTCCCGACCCATGACATCGTCCCAGTGGCGGCGACAATAGGACACATATTTTTCGTTTCCGCCGACCTCGATCTGGGCGCCTTCGCGGATCACCCTGCCCTCGTCATTGACCCGCACCACCATCGTCGCCTTGCGGCCGCAATGGCAGATCGTCCGCACTTCCCTGAGCTCGTCGGCAATCGCCAGAAGCGCGGCGGAGCCAGGAAACAGTTTGCCGCGAAAATCGGTTCGCAGTCCGTAGGTCATCACCGGAACATTCAGCCGGTCGGCCACCCGCGCCAGCTGCCAGACCTGGCTTTCGGTCAGAAACTGGGCTTCGTCGACAAAGGCGCAGGCGATCTCGCCCTCGGCCTTGAGATTTTCGAGCGATTGGAACAGGTCATCCTCGGGCCGGAACGGGATTGCCTCGCAATCCAGCCCGATCCGCGAGGCAATGCGCCCGGCGCCGCCGCGATCATCGAAGGCGGCGATGAACAGCACGGTGCGCATGCCGCGCTCGCGGTAATTGTAGGACGCCTGCAGCAACAGCGTCGATTTGCCTGCATTCATCGTCGAGTAACTGAAATATAGCTTGGCCAAGGCCGGCTCCCGCAGTTCATCCGGTTCACACTGTCGCCCGGCTTCAGGCCCCGGCTCCGCTCCGCCGCGGCTTTGAGACCGCCGGCCCATAGCCTCTTGCCAACCGCAGCGGCCGAATTCCACCCCCGTCCGGGCTTTCAACAGCCGTTTTCGCTTCGCCCTGCCGATTTTGGCGATCTGGCGGGTTGAGTTCACCGGCCATAGGTGGTTGTTTCGGCCATCGGAACACGGGAGATACCGAACATGATAAGAAAAATGACACTCACATTCGCAGCAATTCTGCTCGCAGGAACCGCAACAGCCCACGCAGCCGATCCTGAAGCCTGCAAGAATGTCCGCTTTGCCGATGTCGGCTGGACCGACATCCAGGCCACCACCGCCGTCACCGGCGTCGTGCTCGAGGCCCTGGGCTATACCCAGGAAGTCCAGGTGCTCAGCGTGCCTGTGACCTATCAGTCGCTGAAGAACAAGGACATGGACGTCTTCCTCGGCAACTGGATGCCGTCGATGGCCGCCGATGTGCAGCCGTTCCTCGACGATGGCTCGGTTGAAACTATTGCCCAGAACCTTGATGGCGCCGGCTATGGCCTGGTTGTGCCGACCTATGCTGCCGAAGGCGGCGTCAAGAGCCTGTCCGACATCGGCAAGTTCAGGGACAAGTTCGACGGCAAGATCTACGGCATCGAGCCCGGCAATGACGGCAACCGGATCGTGCTCGAGATGATCGAAGACCCGGCCAATGGCCTGGATGGTTTTGAGCTGGTCGAAAGCTCGGAAGCCGGCATGCTGTCGCAGGCCGAAAAGGCAATCCGCAACGAGGAATGGATCGCATTCCTGGGCTGGACCCCGCATCCGATCATGGGCGAAATGCCGATTGCCTATCTGGACGGCATGGGCGATTCCGGCTTCGGCGCGGCCACCGTGCACACCAATGTGCGCGCCGGCTTCACCACCGAGTGCCCCAATGTCGGAACCCTGGTCAAGAATCTTTCCTTCACCCTGTCGATGGAAAACAAGATCATGGACGACATCCTCAAGGGTGAAGATGCCAATGATGCCGGACTGGCCTGGCTGAAGGCCAATCCCGATGCGGTCACGCCCTGGCTTGAAGGCGTGACAACATTCGACGGCGGC
This window harbors:
- a CDS encoding type II toxin-antitoxin system VapC family toxin → MVDASVIFAWQFPDEVSDTVEQVAEMLIDQTAWVPAHWHAEIANGFAVAVRRKRLTPEYRHGALMRISDLPIKTDQESAAALWNEAQVICDDYQLSAYDAAYLELARRRRIPLATLDNAMIRAADALDISLIGKRSS
- the choX gene encoding choline ABC transporter substrate-binding protein, translated to MTLTFAAILLAGTATAHAADPEACKNVRFADVGWTDIQATTAVTGVVLEALGYTQEVQVLSVPVTYQSLKNKDMDVFLGNWMPSMAADVQPFLDDGSVETIAQNLDGAGYGLVVPTYAAEGGVKSLSDIGKFRDKFDGKIYGIEPGNDGNRIVLEMIEDPANGLDGFELVESSEAGMLSQAEKAIRNEEWIAFLGWTPHPIMGEMPIAYLDGMGDSGFGAATVHTNVRAGFTTECPNVGTLVKNLSFTLSMENKIMDDILKGEDANDAGLAWLKANPDAVTPWLEGVTTFDGGDAAAAVAAKLGM
- a CDS encoding c-type cytochrome, whose amino-acid sequence is MRICLSTLLGAVMAAGLLAPTAAYADGDAVKGAKIFRKCAACHSVDEAKNKVGPHLVDIVDRPVASVEGYKYSPAMVEHATEVPAWDVEALDAYLRNPKGVVKKTKMAFAGLKKDDDVADVIAYLKDPSAAE
- a CDS encoding type II toxin-antitoxin system Phd/YefM family antitoxin; the protein is MEEVGILEARNTLSALIERVERGEEVTITRHGKPVAKLVSTEPDEQRKARVRAAIDWIRTNRVGNALDGASIKEMIEEGRRF
- a CDS encoding thymidine kinase, translating into MAKLYFSYSTMNAGKSTLLLQASYNYRERGMRTVLFIAAFDDRGGAGRIASRIGLDCEAIPFRPEDDLFQSLENLKAEGEIACAFVDEAQFLTESQVWQLARVADRLNVPVMTYGLRTDFRGKLFPGSAALLAIADELREVRTICHCGRKATMVVRVNDEGRVIREGAQIEVGGNEKYVSYCRRHWDDVMGREAPD